One Onthophagus taurus isolate NC chromosome 11, IU_Otau_3.0, whole genome shotgun sequence genomic window carries:
- the LOC111422980 gene encoding piggyBac transposable element-derived protein 4-like: MNERKRPLSQIELERIALAIQNDELEDDEAAESEESETEDFTTNEILEDDEFDAAEPQNTNEESNQCNDVSDNTAASSSSYETENRKAIYAKNGRKWYLKSFHARNARTARKNIVLHLPGPKGCLRNLKCIRKIWNSFFTDEILDIIVQYTNHQINIKRTRYKTAQRYIGETNVVELRALLGLLYLSGVMKSAHLTLHDLFSLELGPPVFRATMCKNRFEFLINCLRFDNKATREERKKQDKFAATREIWDIFEGCCRRNYSPSEYVTIDETLLAFRGRCPFKMYIPSKPDKYGLKLVTMCDSRTFYMCSAKPYIGKEVREGPFSIPTHYVLNLTKEIQGSNRNCTMDNWFSSLEVAEKLLELKLTMVGTLRKNKPDIPKQLVETKGKAVQSSMFVHNDQSTLVSYVPKKNKTVILISTMHTQPDINEHTKKPEMIMFYNETKGGVDTFDQLCHSTTVSRKTRRWPLRIFYGMMDIAGINSYVIYKWNEDADKPVQRSAFLKQLSMSLVEEHLRGRMNNGRLPREIRSNIRQILKCDEEEVLQRAEGPLGRCDYCPRAKNRKARNKCEHCKKSVCAEHRLSICVDCK; encoded by the coding sequence ATGAATGAAAGAAAACGTCCCTTGTCTCAGATAGAGTTAGAAAGAATAGCACTTGCGATTCAAAATGACGAATTGGAGGACGATGAAGCAGCTGAAAGTGAAGAAAGTGAAACAGAAGATTTTAcaacaaatgaaattttagaagACGACGAGTTTGATGCAGCTGAACCACAAAATACTAATGAAGAAAGTAATCAGTGTAATGACGTGAGCGATAATACTGCAGCTTCTTCAAGCAGTTATGAGACAGAAAATAGGAAAGCGATATATGCGAAGAATGGTCGTAAATGGtatttgaaaagttttcaTGCTAGAAATGCAAGAACTGCCCGGAAGAACATTGTACTTCATTTACCCGGTCCAAAAGGTTGTTTGCGCAACTTGAAATGCATACGTAAAATTTGGAATTCATTTTTTACTGACGAGATCCTCGACATAATTGTTCAATATACAAACCACCAAATCAATATAAAAAGGACACGTTATAAAACCGCTCAGCGATATATTGGTGAAACAAATGTTGTTGAATTGCGTGCTTTACTTGGTCTTTTATATCTTAGCGGTGTTATGAAAAGCGCGCATCTTACCCtacatgatttattttcattagaGTTAGGACCTCCGGTTTTCAGAGCAACAATGTGTAAAAACCGATTTGAATTTCTGATCAATTGTTTGCGGTTTGACAATAAAGCGACAAGGGAAGAAAGGAAAAAACAAGACAAATTCGCTGCTACCAGAGAGATATGGGATATTTTTGAGGGATGTTGTAGAAGAAACTACAGCCCCTCAGAATATGTAACTATTGATGAAACTTTACTGGCATTTAGAGGACGATGTccttttaaaatgtatatCCCTAGTAAGCCGGATAAATACGGTTTAAAACTTGTGACCATGTGTGATTCAAGAACATTTTATATGTGCTCGGCCAAGCCTTATATCGGTAAAGAGGTCAGGGAAGGACCGTTTTCCATTCCGACACATTATGTTTTGAACTTGACGAAAGAAATTCAAGGCTCAAACCGAAACTGCACAATGGATAATTGGTTTAGTTCATTAGAGGTAgcggaaaaattattagaactCAAGCTAACCATGGTGGGAACCTTGAGAAAGAACAAACCAGACATACCAAAACAGCTTGTGGAAACAAAAGGAAAAGCGGTACAATCGAGTATGTTTGTACATAACGACCAAAGCACTCTGGTTTCGTACGTcccaaaaaagaacaaaacagTTATTCTAATATCAACAATGCATACCCAACCAGATATAAATGAACACACCAAAAAGCCAGAAATGATCATGTTTTATAATGAAACAAAAGGTGGCGTTGATACATTCGACCAGCTATGTCATTCGACGACAGTGTCCAGAAAAACTCGTAGATGGCCACTAAGAATCTTTTATGGAATGATGGACATTGCAGGAATCAACTCGTATGTCATTTACAAATGGAACGAGGATGCCGATAAACCAGTTCAACGGTCAGCCTTCCTAAAGCAACTGTCTATGTCACTGGTAGAAGAACATCTTAGAGGCAGGATGAATAATGGACGACTTCCGAGGGAAATAAGAAGTAATATTCGCCAAATATTAAAGTGCGACGAAGAAGAGGTATTGCAAAGGGCTGAGGGGCCATTAGGTCGTTGTGATTACTGCCCCAGGGCAAAAAACCGTAAAGCGCGAAACAAATGCGAACATTGCAAAAAAAGCGTATGCGCCGAGCACCGCCTCAGCATTTGTGTAGACtgcaaataa
- the LOC111419092 gene encoding histone H2B, whose amino-acid sequence MPPKTSGKAAKKAGKAQKNISKTDKKKKRKRKESYAIYIYKVLKQVHPDTGISSKAMSIMNSFVNDIFERIAAEASRLAHYNKRSTITSREIQTAVRLLLPGELAKHAVSEGTKAVTKYTSSK is encoded by the coding sequence ATGCCACCGAAAACTAGTGGAAAAGCAGCCAAGAAGGCGGGTAAAGCGCAgaaaaacatttcgaaaaccgacaaaaagaagaaacgcAAGAGGAAGGAAAGCTACGCTATTTACATTTACAAGGTATTGAAGCAAGTTCATCCTGATACTGGTATTTCGAGTAAAGCTATGAGCATCATGAACAGCTTTGTGAACGATATTTTCGAGCGAATTGCCGCGGAAGCGTCTCGTTTGGCTCATTACAACAAAAGGTCAACGATCACCAGTCGAGAAATCCAAACTGCCGTCAGACTTCTGTTACCTGGAGAATTGGCAAAGCACGCTGTAAGCGAAGGCACCAAGGCTGTTACCAAGTACACAAGTTCCAAATAA
- the LOC111419093 gene encoding histone H2A-like translates to MSGRGKGGKVKGKAKSRSSRAGLQFPVGRIHRLLRKGNYAERVGAGAPVYLAAVMEYLAAEVLELAGNAARDNKKTRIIPRHLQLAIRNDEELNKLLSGVTIAQGGVLPNIQAVLLPKKTEKKP, encoded by the coding sequence ATGTCGGGCCGAGGAAAAGGTGGAAAAGTTAAAGGGAAAGCAAAGTCCAGATCCAGTCGCGCAGGATTACAATTTCCTGTTGGTCGTATTCATCGATTGTTGAGGAAGGGCAATTACGCGGAACGTGTAGGAGCTGGAGCTCCCGTATATTTAGCGGCCGTAATGGAGTATTTGGCAGCCGAAGTTCTCGAGTTGGCCGGTAACGCTGCGAGAGACAACAAAAAGACCCGAATCATCCCTAGACATTTACAGCTGGCCATACGTAACGACGAAGAATTGAATAAATTGCTATCGGGAGTGACGATTGCTCAAGGAGGTGTACTTCCGAACATTCAAGCTGTTTTGTTACCTAAGAAGACCGAGAAAAAaccttaa
- the LOC139431918 gene encoding histone H3 produces the protein MARTKQTARKSTGGKAPRKQLATKAARKSAPATGGVKKPHRYRPGTVALREIRRYQKSTELLIRKLPFQRLVREIAQDFKTDLRFQSSAVMALQEASEAYLVGLFEDTNLCAIHAKRVTIMPKDIQLARRIRGERA, from the coding sequence atggCTCGTACGAAACAAACAGCTCGGAAATCTACCGGAGGTAAAGCGCCACGTAAACAACTCGCAACTAAAGCAGCAAGGAAAAGTGCCCCCGCTACTGGAGGTGTCAAGAAACCGCATCGTTACAGACCTGGAACCGTAGCTCTTCGAGAAATTCGTCGTTATCAAAAAAGTACCGAACTTCTGATTAGAAAGTTACCCTTCCAACGTTTGGTTAGAGAAATTGCCCAAGATTTCAAGACCGATTTGCGATTTCAAAGCAGCGCCGTTATGGCTTTGCAAGAGGCGAGTGAAGCTTACTTGGTCGGTCTTTTCGAAGATACGAACTTGTGTGCAATTCATGCAAAACGAGTAACCATCATGCCGAAAGACATTCAACTTGCTAGGCGCATTCGCGGCGAAAGAGCCTAA
- the LOC139431962 gene encoding histone H4, with the protein MTGRGKGGKGLGKGGAKRHRKVLRDNIQGITKPAIRRLARRGGVKRISGLIYEETRGVLKVFLENVIRDAVTYTEHAKRKTVTAMDVVYALKRQGRTLYGFGG; encoded by the coding sequence ATGACTGGCCGTGGAAAGGGAGGAAAAGGTCTTGGCAAAGGAGGCGCTAAACGTCATCGCAAAGTACTCCGTGACAACATCCAGGGCATCACCAAACCAGCCATCAGACGTCTTGCCCGTCGCGGCGGTGTAAAGCGTATTTCAGGATTAATTTACGAAGAAACTCGAGGAGTTTTAAAGGTTTTCCTTGAGAACGTCATTCGCGACGCTGTCACATACACGGAACACGCAAAAAGGAAAACCGTTACTGCTATGGACGTCGTTTACGCCCTTAAGCGACAAGGTCGCACTCTTTACGGCTTTGGGGGTTAA
- the LOC139432013 gene encoding uncharacterized protein, producing the protein MESLNVTEKIKVDNSIVSYEYHSHQPFGSTSFGNNDEIRIGIPEIDNYTLPHESFLYVEGSVRKLDASGKATKDASATAKLINNPVAFMFSDIRYLINGVQIDGVRNVGLTSCMKGYFSYTPHDIIKLANAGWNMGEDLLGQVVPTSPVTDAIMDKNGNFGLSVPLKTLIGFAEDFKTIVMNVRQELVLIRNNDDNDVLVNTVEEPLQLKIDKVVWRMPHLAVGLREQLALTKIAGRNIDLQIPFRSWEVHEYPSLPQTTKHSWAVKTAPQLETPRFIIIGFQTKKKGKQLANMATFDNVKLTNLTVFLNGERYPYDNLNVDFDSNRVAVLYDMYTRFQKSYYGKEGEPLLTPKQFIENYPLIGIDCTYQAEALHKSGVEIRIEFTTKNPIPDGTTAYCLVLHDKAFQYSPLTKIVKQMT; encoded by the coding sequence ATGGAGTCCTTAAACGTCACggagaaaataaaagtagataaCTCGATTGTAAGTTACGAATATCATTCCCATCAACCGTTTGGTTCTACTAGCTTCGGTAACAATGATGAAATTCGTATAGGCATACCCGAAATAGACAATTACACATTGCCTcatgaaagttttttgtatgTGGAAGGGAGCGTACGTAAACTGGATGCGAGTGGTAAAGCAACAAAAGATGCTAGTGCAACtgcaaaattgataaataatcctGTAGCGTTTATGTTCAGTGATATTCGCTATCTTATAAATGGTGTTCAAATAGATGGAGTGAGAAACGTGGGGTTAACATCATGTATGAAAGGATACTTTTCGTATACCCCTCACGATATAATAAAGTTGGCGAACGCAGGTTGGAACATGGGCGAGGATCTGCTAGGTCAAGTGGTCCCAACATCCCCTGTAACGGATGCAATAAtggataaaaatggaaattttggaTTGAGTGTACCGCTAAAGACATTAATAGGGTTTGctgaagattttaaaacaattgtgATGAATGTGAGACAAGAGCTAGTGTTAATTCgtaataatgatgataatgatgTGCTTGTGAATACGGTAGAAGAACCGTTAcagttaaaaatcgataaagttgTGTGGAGAATGCCCCATCTAGCCGTAGGCTTACGAGAACAATTAGCTCTAACAAAAATAGCAGGACGAAATATTGATCTGCAAATACCTTTTCGCAGTTGGGAAGTACATGAATATCCTTCTTTACCTCAAACAACAAAGCATTCATGGGCTGTGAAAACAGCTCCGCAGTTGGAAACACctagatttataataattgggtttcaaacaaagaagaaaggaaaacAGTTGGCGAACATGGCAACCTTTGATAATGTAAAACTCACCAATTTGACGGTATTCCTAAACGGTGAACGCTACCCATACGATAATCTGAACGTGGACTTTGATAGTAATCGTGTCGCAGTGTTATATGACATGTATACACGCTTTCAAAAGTCCTACTATGGGAAGGAAGGAGAACCATTACTCACTccgaaacaatttattgaaaattatccactgATTGGAATTGATTGTACATATCAAGCAGAAGCGCTACACAAAAGTGGGGTAGAAATACGGATAGAATTTACGACAAAAAATCCGATTCCTGATGGTACCACAGCATACTGTTTAGTTTTACATGATAAGGCGTTTCAATATTCTCCACtaacaaaaatcgtcaaacAAATGACTTGA
- the LOC139431915 gene encoding uncharacterized protein gives MLHLIGNSHARASDNTDGMTDPLVAVLPRNNDSTNVVESSLPSLPLYCSGNFDGLSRTMQDFTTDPPLYEQIMNELRSQPGNDNGAIVTTSPTLSSYGLTRISMEIREEGTYQEVVVPPEPATNQADVVQPLPDIVHTDVTSQAPAENQVLAAPSVPATEDVSQPSDRICVSPVFSSGPIRYTSRRIKKRVNLLSRGCVKQTTRPNPSPASQDSCRLLRNALAKPPRNTRRVPTLATVTRPATVVTSPPEVTIDIRDSPPTITTIPPQNVVFPPPLPIPTIPQRQNLPAVNTAHPDPWVDAFLHSTTNLASNLLSQEDFFILGLKPQLQTKVTTLEHHKRHFVNALNAVNQNPTVCFAASSNILNMYNTKINLYKSLLRLLPDNG, from the coding sequence ATGCTTCACTTAATTGGTAACAGCCACGCTCGTGCAAGCGATAATACCGATGGTATGACCGACCCACTGGTTGCCGTGCTGCCACGCAATAACGACAGTACGAATGTTGTTGAGTCAAGCCTACCGTCGTTACCATTATATTGCAGCGGCAACTTTGACGGTTTGAGTCGTACCATGCAGGATTTCACTACAGACCCACCACTGTACGAGCAAATAATGAATGAGCTCCGGTCACAGCCAGGGAACGACAATGGTGCGATTGTTACCACCAGTCCAACCTTGTCGTCCTACGGCTTAACTCGCATCAGTATGGAGATACGAGAAGAAGGAACATATCAGGAAGTTGTTGTGCCACCTGAACCTGCTACCAATCAGGCCGACGTGGTACAACCACTTCCAGATATTGTACATACGGATGTCACAAGTCAAGCACCTGCTGAAAACCAGGTGCTTGCGGCACCGTCTGTACCAGCGACGGAAGACGTATCCCAACCCTCCGATAGGATATGTGTTTCGCCTGTCTTCTCGAGTGGACCCATACGGTACACATCCCGCCGTATAAAAAAACGCGTCAACTTGTTGTCAAGGGGTTGCGTGAAACAAACTACCCGCCCAAACCCTTCTCCTGCTTCACAAGACTCCTGTAGATTGCTGCGCAACGCATTAGCCAAACCTCCCCGTAACACACGAAGAGTACCTACACTCGCTACAGTAACCAGACCTGCAACGGTGGTTACATCTCCACCAGAGGTGACCATCGACATCCGTGACAGCCCGCCAACTATCACAACTATCCCACCACAAAATGTGGTGTTCCCACCACCTTTACCTATCCCTACTATCCCGCAGAGGCAAAATCTTCCAGCTGTAAATACCGCACATCCCGACCCATGGGTTGATGCGTTTCTGCATTCAACAACCAACTTGGCAAGCAATCTTTTGTCCCAAGAGGATTTTTTCATCTTGGGCTTGAAACCTCAATTGCAAACCAAAGTGACGACTTTGGAACATCATAAGCGCCACTTCGTGAACGCGTTGAATGCAGTAAACCAGAATCCCACCGTCTGCTTTGCTGCTTCTTCAAACATCCTTAACATGTACAACACCAAAATTAACCTGTATAAGTCCCTTCTCAGGCTGCTGCCTGACAACGGTtaa
- the LOC139431969 gene encoding uncharacterized protein — MLTCDVCYKEFTRPDNLVRHQRTACIGKRRKVEEDQQGDVIVCEICDEHVTRQCYSSHLRSNKHKQKAFVIIDDGVEKIDSIFGDKICSFRVSDHERKYVDMKEFSNRIREKVISLIQSVRNVNGSLKVNTEIFGLYFINTKEEVEIKSFNTKNKIITVAVDLYQTYEDFMDEIMVKMSEFQERDSGWTLLEILYLEVNCNKFNPTRASSYIDLPTSIKGKRAVINVQNNDNKCFAWALISALYQPTGLPQRISSYPDYRETELKFDCVTFPVPIRDIPKFEEENNISINVYGINSWYNGEKMVDDIVTVCICKQKRERHVNLLVVSDNFGNNHYCWIKNLSRLINTQSSTHEHQRYICEGCLQYFSTEDKLVRHQMDDCKKVKATVPSEQIKVNKFGHLEKENVLQFEGFEKKMKVPFVVYADFEAILKPLTPEEGKVYDDNKPYTARCFEHEPYAFAYYIKCAYDDNLSKFRIYRGRNAALEFIIRLEKDVIEIYKQHLRQTKDMIPLSCLDQFVHELSSVCHICDKPINKEEKVCDHDHLTGLYRGPAHSVCNINYKLPMFIPVFFHNLSNYDAHMFVKSIALNKEEVEVIAQNKEKYISFSKK; from the exons ATGTTGACCTGCGACGTGTGTTACAAAGAGTTTACTAGACCAGATAATCTTGTGAGACATCAACGCACAGCATGTATTGGGAAACGTCGAAAGGTGGAAGAGGATCAACAAGGAGATGTTATAGTGTGTGAAATATGTGATGAACACGTAACCAGACAATGTTATTCCTCACATCTGCGCAGCAACAAACATAAACAGAAAGCCTTCGTAATAATAGATGATGgtgtagaaaaaatagattcgatatttggagataaaatatgtAGTTTTAGAGTGAGCGATCATGAACGGAAGTACGTAGACATGAAGGAATTCAGTAACCGAATTAGAGAAAAAGTTATCAGTTTGATACAGTCCGTGAGGAATGTAAATGGTAGTTTAAAAGTGAATACGGAAATTTTTGGattgtatttcataaatacgaaggaagaagtggaaatcaaatcattcaacacaaaaaataaaattataacagtgGCCGTAGACTTGTACCAAACATACGAGGACTTTATGGACGAGATTATGGTGAAAATGTCGGAATTCCAAGAACGGGACTCAG GTTGGACCTTGTTGGAAATATTATATCTTGAAGTGAACTGTAACAAGTTTAATCCTACAAGAGCATCGAGCTACATCGACTTACCGACATCCATAAAAGGGAAGAGAGCGGTAATAAACGTGcaaaataacgataataagTGCTTTGCTTGGGCACTGATATCCGCGCTGTACCAACCCACAGGTTTACCGCAAAGAATATCATCATACCCAGATTATAGGgaaacagaattaaagtttGACTGCGTAACATTCCCAGTACCCATCAGAGACATACCAAAATTtgaggaagaaaataacatttcaattAACGTCTATGGTATAAATTCTTGGTATAATGGAGAGAAAATGGTAGATGATATTGTaactgtatgtatatgtaaacaGAAACGGGAGCGTCATGTAAACTTATTAGTAGTCAGCGACAATTTCGGGAATAACCactattgttggataaaaaacttatctcgACTGATAAATACACAATCATCGACTCATGAACATCAAAGATATATTTGTGAGGGTTGTTTGCAATACTTTTCAACTGAAGACAAGTTGGTACGACATCAGATGGATGActgtaaaaaagtgaaagCAACAGTACCAAGCgaacaaataaaagtgaatAAGTTCGGACATctagaaaaggaaaatgttttacaatttgaaggatttgaaaaaaaaatgaaagttccGTTTGTGGTGTACGCCGATTTCGAGGCGATTCTGAAACCCTTAACGCCCGAAGAAGGAAAAGTTTACGATGATAATAAACCATATACGGCCCGATGTTTTGAACACGAACCATACGCGTTTGCGTACTACATTAAGTGTGCTTACGATGATAACTTATCGAAATTCCGAATATACCGAGGGCGAAACGCTGCTCtggaatttattataagattggagaaggatgtaatagagatctataaacaacatttgaggCAAACAAAGGATATGATACCGCTAAGCTGTCTGGACCAATTTGTACATGAACTGAGTTCCGTATGTCACATTTGTGATAAACcaataaacaaagaagagaAAGTGTGTGATCACGATCACTTGACAGGATTGTATAGGGGTCCTGCGCATTCCGTctgcaatataaattataaattaccgaTGTTTATCCCTGTGTTTTTCCACAACCTGTCGAATTACGATGCCCACATGTTTGTGAAAAGTATTGCCCTAAACAAGGAGGAagtagaggtgatagcacaaaacaaagaaaaatatatttctttttccaaaaaatag
- the LOC111413860 gene encoding piggyBac transposable element-derived protein 4-like: protein MKYTARVAMDKVKIKDSKKLTQSELEELAQVIWDSDSEEELHDDDADTSSEEYIEDDSESEIEGNDSDDLEDVGNSSYFIAKDKLTRWSKNSLKSKFSKVSAKNLVKIFPGAKQQARDIQNEVDAFMRIFTDEMIQYITECTNLHISNVRSQFMRERDAKDVSKTEMQAFMGLLLLSGYKKQNHTHFLELWTTDGTGSEIFRACMGKNRFLFLLAVIRFDDKSTRNQRKKIDKLAAIRWVIDKFIENCKNNYSVGNFVTIDEMLIPFRGRCSFLQYIPNKPAKYGMKVFVLCDAKTFYVSNFEVYCGKQPEGFTAC, encoded by the exons ATGAAATACACCGCGCGGGTAGCTAT ggacaaagtaaaaataaaagattccAAAAAATTGACGCAGAGTGAATTAGAGGAGCTGGCTCAAGTGATTTGGGACTCCGATTCGGAAGAAGAATTACACGACGATGATGCTGATACTTCTTCTGAAGAGTACATAGAAGATGACTCCGAATCAGAAATCGAAGGTAATGACTCCGATGATTTAGAAGATGTTGGAAATAGCAGTTACTTTATTGCCAAAGATAAACTGACTAGATGGAGCAAAAATTCGCTAAAAAGCAAATTCAGTAAGGTGAGTGCTAAAAATCTTGTGAAAATCTTTCCCGGTGCCAAACAACAAGCAAGGGACATTCAAAATGAAGTAGATGCTTTTATGAGAATATTCACTGATGAAATGATACAGTATATAACTGAATGCACGAATCTACACATTTCGAATGTTAGGTCTCAATTTATGAGAGAACGTGACGCTAAAGACGTATCAAAAACAGAAATGCAAGCATTCATGGGTTTGCTATTGTTATCTGgatataaaaagcaaaatcatACTCACTTTTTGGAACTCTGGACAACAGATGGTACCGGTTCTGAAATTTTTCGGGCATGTATGGGTAAAAACAGATTCCTATTTTTACTTGCCGTTATCCGATTTGATGATAAAAGTACAAggaatcaaagaaaaaagataGATAAATTAGCTGCAATAAGATGGGTCATAGATAAATTTATAGAGAATTGCAAGAACAACTACTCTGTGGGCAATTTTGTAACTATTGATGAAATGTTGATACCTTTCCGAGGACGCTGTAGTTTTCTTCAGTATATTCCAAACAAACCGGCGAAGTATGGAATGAAGGTTTTTGTATTATGTGatgcaaaaacattttatgtgtcgaattttgaagtttattgCGGTAAGCAACCCGAAGGGTTCACCGCTTGTTGA